DNA sequence from the Streptomyces canus genome:
CTCTGCTGGTGCACACCGGGAGCCCCTATCTGCCGCAGCCGGCCCACACCGTGGACTACAACCCTTATCTGCCCGGCATGGCGCTCTTCGGCCTCCCCCGCGCGCTCTTCGGAGACAGTCCGCTCGCCGATGCCCGCATCTGGTTCTGCCTCACCTTCCTGGTCTGCATGTTCGTCGCCGCGCGGCGATCGGACGGGGGCCCCGGACCGACGCCGGTGGGCGCGGTGTCGCTGCTCGCCGGCTTCCCCGCGGTGGCGCTGCCGCTGACCGTCGGAGGGGTGGACCTGCCGGTGCTCGGGCTGATGTGCCTGAGTCTGGCACTGGCGGGCCGGGGCGGCTCGGGAACGGCGGCCGGCGTGGCCATGGGCGCGGCGGCCGCCCTGAAGTGGACGGCGTGGCCGCTGCTGCCGGTGGGGCTGGTCCTGCTCGCGGTCACGGCGGGCCGCCGCACGGCGCTGCGGGCGGCTCTCGCCGCGCTGTCGGTGGCGGCCTCGGCCGTCGTGCCCGTCGCCCTCGCCGACCGGCACGCCTTCGTCGAGCACGTGGTGCTCTTCCCGCTCGGTGAGGGTGGCGTCCGCTCGCCGGCGGCCAGTCCGCTGCCGGGACGTCTGCTGGCCGTGTACGTCCCGGGCGGCGCCGCTCTCGCGACGGCCGCGCTCGTGGCCGCCGCCGTGGGGGTGACGGTCTCGCTGCTGATACGGCCGCCCCGTACGGTCCGTGCGGCGGCGGACCGGCTGGCCGTCGGCCTGGGACTCGCCATCTGCCTGATCCCGGCGACCCGCTTCGGCTATCTCGTGCTGCCTCTGGTCCTCGCGGGCTGGTTCCGGTGCACGTCCAAAACCGGTGGCTCACCTTCCGCGGTCCCGGTCAGTCTGCCTCCGTGTCCAGCCCCGATGCGTCCAGACTCCGGCCACCGGCTCTCCGGTGGCTGAGCCCTGCCCCTCGCCGACGCGGAGACACCTGAGTCTGGCTGAATCGCACCCCTTGTGCGCGCGTTCACAGGATTCCCATAATCCATCAACAGATTTGACCGGCCCATGCCAGAACTTGGGCGTTTCTTTTGATGCCTAACTTGGCATGAACTCGTCAAAACCACCCCCCACCTGGAAGAGGCATCACCTTGAAGAAACTCCTCACGGCCCTCAAGAGATGTCTGGCGGTCGGAGCCGTCGCGCTCGCGATCGCCGGCCTCCAGCCCGTGTCGGCCGCGCAGGCCGCGCCCTCGCCCGTCGTCGGCGGCAGCCGTGCCGCGCAGGGCGAGTTCCCGTTCATGGTGCGCCTGTCCATGGGGTGCGGCGGGGCGCTGTACACCCAGCAGATCGTGCTCACCGCCGCGCACTGTGTGAACGGCACCGGAGCGAACACCGGCATCACCGCCACCGCCGGGGTCGTGGACCTTCAGTCCAGCAGCGGGCGGGTGCAGGTCAAGTCGACGTACGTGTACCGGGCGCCCGGGTACAACGGTGACGGCAAGGACTGGGCGCTCATCAAACTCGCCGCGCCGATCAACCTTCCTACGCTGAAGATCGCGACGACGACGCAGTACAACACCGGGACCTTCACGGTCGCGGGGTGGGGTGCGGCCACCGAAGGCGGGGCTCAGCAGCGGTATCTGCTGAAGGCCGGCGTGCCGTTCGTGAGCGACGCCACCTGCCGGGGATACAGCGGGTACAGCGGACTCATCGCGAACGAGGAGATCTGCGCGGGGTATGCCGCGGGCGGGGTCGACACCTGCCAGGGGGACTCCGGTGGGCCCATGTTCCGGCGGGACTCGGCGAACGCGTGGGTCCAGGTGGGCATCGTGAGCTGGGGCATAGGGTGCGCCCGGGCGAATGCGCCCGGGGTCTACACCGAGGTGTCCACGTTTGCCTCGGCGATCGCTTCGGCGGCCGCGTCGCTGTGAGGTGAGGCGGGTTCCGCTGCGGGCCCGGTGCGTTGCGCACCGGGCCCGTGGTTGTCGCCCACTCAGAACCCCCCGCCCCCGAAGTCCCCTCCTCCGCCGAAATCGCCACCGCCTCCGAAGTCCCCGCCACCCCCGAAGCCGCCGAAGTCCCCGGAGTCGAAGTCCGAGCCGG
Encoded proteins:
- a CDS encoding glycosyltransferase 87 family protein, producing the protein MTLTNGAATPPSRTARGVLTGVGHLGQAPPLALPERRPSLARRAWTYWLGCAGFALALATTTGLGPHRVWGACAAVGYGTAAVLAARNSRAGNRAGAWAAVLGAVLVPLLVLVVSGAAQSEVGVVERSGALLVHTGSPYLPQPAHTVDYNPYLPGMALFGLPRALFGDSPLADARIWFCLTFLVCMFVAARRSDGGPGPTPVGAVSLLAGFPAVALPLTVGGVDLPVLGLMCLSLALAGRGGSGTAAGVAMGAAAALKWTAWPLLPVGLVLLAVTAGRRTALRAALAALSVAASAVVPVALADRHAFVEHVVLFPLGEGGVRSPAASPLPGRLLAVYVPGGAALATAALVAAAVGVTVSLLIRPPRTVRAAADRLAVGLGLAICLIPATRFGYLVLPLVLAGWFRCTSKTGGSPSAVPVSLPPCPAPMRPDSGHRLSGG
- a CDS encoding S1 family peptidase; this translates as MKKLLTALKRCLAVGAVALAIAGLQPVSAAQAAPSPVVGGSRAAQGEFPFMVRLSMGCGGALYTQQIVLTAAHCVNGTGANTGITATAGVVDLQSSSGRVQVKSTYVYRAPGYNGDGKDWALIKLAAPINLPTLKIATTTQYNTGTFTVAGWGAATEGGAQQRYLLKAGVPFVSDATCRGYSGYSGLIANEEICAGYAAGGVDTCQGDSGGPMFRRDSANAWVQVGIVSWGIGCARANAPGVYTEVSTFASAIASAAASL